A part of Mycolicibacterium sp. TUM20985 genomic DNA contains:
- a CDS encoding monovalent cation/H+ antiporter complex subunit F, with protein MNTVWIVAAVMLTAAASITVFRMLAGPGTLDRLVALDTFVAVMMCAIGTWAAFSLDTTVTYSLTALALISFVGSVSVARFRVRDDDRSRVRDDDGFRVRDTDQADGGSR; from the coding sequence ATGAACACCGTCTGGATCGTTGCGGCGGTAATGCTGACCGCCGCCGCGAGCATCACCGTGTTTCGGATGCTGGCGGGCCCCGGGACTCTGGACCGGCTGGTCGCGCTCGACACCTTCGTTGCGGTGATGATGTGCGCCATCGGCACGTGGGCCGCGTTCAGCCTGGACACGACGGTGACCTACAGCCTTACGGCGCTTGCCCTGATCAGCTTCGTCGGCTCGGTCAGCGTCGCGCGCTTCCGCGTCCGCGACGACGACCGCAGCCGGGTGCGCGATGACGACGGCTTCCGGGTGCGGGACACCGATCAGGCCGACGGGGGATCGCGATGA
- a CDS encoding Na+/H+ antiporter subunit E produces the protein MTRPSLMRIWVLCWLTLVWMLLWGNVSAANVVSGLAVALVITVLLPLPAVPIEGRLHPLSLARLILLVAYYLVQSSFQIAWLAIKPGPPPENAVLRVQLAIKSDLVLALTASVLTLIPGGIVLEIDQTRRMIYVHVIDAGTEQSVQRFYRQVAEVERLMVASFERDADWRPSPDQTAEEAKRDRA, from the coding sequence ATGACGAGGCCATCGCTGATGCGGATCTGGGTGCTGTGCTGGCTGACGTTGGTGTGGATGCTGTTGTGGGGCAACGTCTCCGCGGCGAACGTCGTCAGCGGCCTGGCCGTTGCCCTGGTGATCACGGTGTTGCTCCCGCTGCCAGCGGTACCGATCGAGGGCAGGCTGCATCCGCTCTCGCTGGCGCGGTTGATCTTGCTCGTCGCCTACTACCTGGTGCAGTCCTCGTTCCAAATCGCCTGGCTCGCGATCAAGCCCGGCCCGCCACCGGAGAACGCCGTGTTGCGCGTCCAGTTGGCCATCAAGTCCGACCTGGTGCTGGCATTGACGGCCAGCGTCCTCACCCTCATCCCGGGAGGGATCGTGCTGGAGATCGACCAGACCCGTCGGATGATCTACGTCCACGTCATCGACGCGGGCACCGAGCAATCGGTGCAGCGGTTCTACCGGCAGGTGGCCGAAGTGGAGCGCCTCATGGTCGCGTCGTTCGAGCGGGACGCCGACTGGCGTCCATCGCCCGACCAGACGGCCGAAGAAGCGAAGCGGGATCGCGCATGA
- a CDS encoding Na(+)/H(+) antiporter subunit C: protein MTAYVVPLVLVGVLISTGVYLLLERNLTRMLLGLLLVGNGVNVLILTVGGPAGNPPIRGRTSDGQTATADPLAQGMVLTAIVITMGIAAFVLALTYRSYRLSRAEDIANDPEDTRVSELSDRSAVAIDEDLMTHDAHRDTDEPDELDALPGHEGSR from the coding sequence ATGACCGCCTACGTCGTGCCGCTCGTCCTGGTCGGCGTCCTGATCAGCACCGGGGTGTACCTGCTGCTGGAACGCAATCTCACCCGAATGTTGTTGGGGCTGTTGCTGGTCGGCAACGGCGTCAACGTCTTGATCCTGACCGTCGGTGGGCCTGCAGGCAATCCGCCCATCCGCGGTCGAACCTCCGACGGTCAGACCGCCACTGCCGATCCGTTGGCGCAGGGCATGGTCCTCACCGCCATCGTCATCACGATGGGCATCGCGGCCTTCGTGCTGGCGCTGACCTACCGCTCGTACCGGTTGTCCAGGGCGGAGGACATCGCCAACGATCCGGAGGACACCCGCGTCTCGGAGCTGTCGGACAGGTCGGCGGTCGCCATCGACGAGGACCTCATGACGCACGACGCCCACCGCGACACCGACGAGCCCGACGAACTGGACGCGCTGCCGGGACACGAGGGCTCGCGGTGA
- a CDS encoding Na+/H+ antiporter subunit D, with translation MNTSAVLTPLPVLIPTLAAAATLFAGRRPRLQRAIAVLALTAVVAVCAALVYLADREGTIAVQVGGWGQSVPGMGPLGITLVVDRLSSLMLLVSAIVLLAVAFYAIGQGIRDGDERQPVSIFLPTYLVLCAGVCTAFLAGDLFNLFVGFEVLLSASFVLLTIGASTDRVRAGIAYVMVSMVSSLIFLIGLAMIYAATGTLNLAELSVRLDDVPSGTRGAMFAMLMVAFGIKAAVFPLSTWLPDSYPTAPAPVTAVFAGLLTKVGVYAIIRAHSLLFPGGALDNVLLVAALVTMLVGVFGAIAQSDIKRLLSFTLVSHIGFMVFGIALGSELGMSGAIFYVAHHIVVQTTLFLVVGLIERQAGASTLQRLGGLAAASPLLALVFIVPALNLGGIPPFSGFIGKVALLEAGAQDASVLAWMLVGGSVVTSLLTLYVMARVWTKAFWRARADAPEGALADRVPSALVDDSGDDGDYADRGDVGQMPVGMLIPTGALIAVGLALTVFAGPIFAFSERAAAEVLDRGQYISAVLAP, from the coding sequence GTGAACACTTCAGCCGTCTTGACCCCGCTTCCCGTATTGATCCCCACCTTGGCCGCCGCGGCGACGTTGTTCGCCGGGCGTAGGCCGCGGCTGCAGCGTGCGATCGCCGTGCTCGCCCTCACGGCGGTGGTCGCGGTCTGCGCGGCGCTGGTGTACCTGGCCGACCGGGAAGGCACGATCGCCGTGCAGGTCGGCGGGTGGGGCCAATCGGTGCCGGGGATGGGCCCGCTGGGCATCACCCTGGTGGTCGACCGGCTCTCGTCGCTGATGCTGCTGGTATCGGCGATCGTGCTCCTGGCCGTGGCGTTCTACGCCATCGGGCAGGGCATCCGCGACGGTGACGAACGCCAGCCGGTGTCGATCTTCCTGCCGACCTACCTGGTGCTGTGCGCGGGTGTCTGCACCGCGTTCCTGGCCGGCGATCTCTTCAACCTCTTCGTCGGTTTCGAGGTGCTGCTGTCGGCCAGCTTCGTGCTGCTCACCATCGGCGCCAGCACCGACCGGGTCCGGGCCGGCATCGCCTACGTGATGGTGTCGATGGTGTCGTCGCTGATCTTCCTGATCGGCCTGGCCATGATCTATGCGGCGACGGGCACGTTGAACTTGGCCGAGCTCTCGGTGCGGCTCGACGACGTCCCGTCGGGCACCCGTGGCGCCATGTTCGCGATGCTGATGGTCGCGTTCGGCATCAAGGCGGCGGTGTTCCCGCTGTCCACCTGGCTGCCCGACTCCTACCCCACCGCGCCCGCGCCCGTTACCGCCGTCTTCGCCGGCCTGTTGACCAAGGTCGGCGTCTACGCGATCATTCGGGCGCACTCGCTCCTGTTCCCCGGCGGCGCGCTGGACAACGTGCTGTTGGTGGCGGCGCTGGTGACGATGCTCGTCGGCGTCTTCGGCGCGATCGCGCAGAGCGACATCAAGCGGCTGCTGTCCTTCACCTTGGTCAGCCACATCGGCTTCATGGTGTTCGGCATCGCCCTGGGCAGCGAGCTCGGCATGTCGGGCGCGATCTTCTACGTCGCCCACCACATCGTCGTGCAGACGACGCTGTTCCTCGTCGTCGGTCTGATCGAGCGGCAGGCGGGCGCGTCGACACTGCAGCGCCTCGGCGGGCTGGCCGCCGCCAGCCCACTGCTGGCCCTGGTGTTCATCGTGCCCGCGCTCAACCTCGGTGGCATACCGCCGTTCTCGGGATTCATCGGCAAGGTCGCACTGTTGGAGGCGGGCGCGCAGGACGCCTCGGTGCTGGCGTGGATGCTGGTGGGGGGCAGCGTCGTGACGAGCCTGCTGACGCTGTACGTGATGGCCAGGGTGTGGACGAAGGCGTTCTGGCGCGCCAGGGCCGACGCCCCCGAGGGAGCGCTGGCCGACCGCGTCCCCTCGGCGCTGGTCGATGACTCGGGCGACGACGGTGATTACGCCGACCGCGGCGACGTCGGCCAGATGCCGGTGGGCATGTTGATCCCCACCGGTGCACTCATCGCGGTGGGCCTGGCGCTCACCGTCTTCGCCGGACCGATCTTCGCGTTCAGCGAGCGGGCGGCCGCCGAGGTCCTCGACCGGGGGCAGTACATCTCGGCGGTGCTGGCGCCATGA